One genomic window of Terriglobales bacterium includes the following:
- a CDS encoding DUF3592 domain-containing protein — translation MSDNKLLLGGVGVGFGAAAVALLGAAVRSARQTMRLRRTGARSTAIVRELNTVESFEDTAYAPAFEFATADGTVHRIVSDAAANPPSHNVGDEVTVLYDPADPSGAQIEAFASLWLGPVLMMVGGSVTLGVAIFCLWFTR, via the coding sequence ATGAGTGACAACAAACTGTTGCTGGGCGGCGTGGGGGTGGGGTTCGGAGCGGCCGCTGTGGCGCTGCTAGGGGCTGCGGTCCGGAGCGCGCGCCAGACGATGCGACTGCGGCGGACGGGCGCGCGCAGCACGGCGATCGTCCGCGAACTCAACACGGTGGAATCGTTTGAAGATACCGCCTACGCGCCCGCGTTCGAGTTTGCGACTGCGGACGGAACGGTCCACCGGATAGTGTCCGACGCTGCGGCCAATCCGCCCAGCCACAACGTGGGCGATGAGGTCACGGTCCTGTACGATCCTGCCGATCCCAGCGGAGCCCAGATCGAAGCTTTTGCCAGCCTTTGGCTGGGCCCCGTTCTGATGATGGTCGGGGGGAGCGTGACGCTGGGCGTAGCAATCTTCTGCCTCTGGTTCACAAGGTAA